The Gadus macrocephalus chromosome 13, ASM3116895v1 genome includes a window with the following:
- the kdm5ba gene encoding lysine (K)-specific demethylase 5Ba → MGPPQLKEFVSPPECPVFEPSREEFSDPFAYINKIRAIAEKTGICKVRPPPEWQPPFACDVDRLQFTPRIQRLNELEAQTRVKLNFLDQIAKFWELQGCTLKIPHVERKILDLYLLNRLVNEEGGFDAVCRERRWSRVSVQMGFAPGKAIGSHLRAHYERILYPYKLFKTGANLLKATLTNDTKDKEYTPHDLPQRQSVQPQETCSIARRAKRMRAERGYVGMDSEEDCENRPNLRRRVGTYSAKQEGGRMSSGPVKQEPVLYQDPLDDKETVLDRRNEPGVDQYMCLVCGCGTAEDRLLLCDGCDDSYHTFCLIPPLHDVPKGDWRCPKCLAQECGKPPVAFGFEQASRNYNLRTFGDMADSFKSDYFNMPVHMVPTELVEKEFWRLVSTIEEDVTVEYGADIASKEFGSGFPVKNGQVEVSGDDETYLASGWNLNNMPVLDASVLTHVTADICGMKLPWLYVGMCFSSFCWHIEDHWSYSINYLHWGEPKTWYGAPGSAATQLEGVMKKLAPELFESQPDLLHQLVTIMNPNTLMNNGVPIYRTNQCAGEFVITFPRAYHSGFNQGFNFAEAVNFCTMDWMPIGRQCVDHYRQLSRYCVFSHDEMVCNMAAKADHMEVELASAVQKEMAVMIQEEEELRGKVNAMGVSRSQQVDYELLPDEERQCLKCRTTCYLSGITCPCSPGKLVCLHHAQDLCSCPPSGYTLQCKFTLATLYPMMAAVKHRAESFKNWVASVQDILETKANKKRGLEELRSLVEQAEAGAYPKTDLQRQLRALTLDAEKCASMAQQLLNGKRQTRYRSGGGRTQSQNELTVEELRSFVTQLDGLPCVIRQAPLLKDLLTRVDDFRQQSERLLSDEAPSAAGLQELLDVSLGLDVELPQLPLLRERLEQARWLEGAQRASGRPDSLCLDTMRRLIDQGVGLAPHGSVERAMARLQELLTVSEQWEERALSLMEARPFHSMETLEDALQEVENIPAFLPNCMQLKEVVLKAKDWLQEVEALQVGGRIPVLDSLSELVVRAEDIPVWLDPLTRLEALLADVQTWKESAAKTFLVKNSSLSLLEVLTPRCDVGAGSQKSRSKKSKEASPGSRRDSAKLDSLSEVERALLESKDSASAMTTLEDVRQSEMEVLLALRAANESKLLSAADGADGSEELSVCLCHKGPSGGMLQCELCRDVFHSDCVTTASELEQDQAWLCPLCQRSRKPPLDRVLPLLASLQRIRVRLPEGDALRFLIERTVRWQHRVQMACTDGLLDDLAGVGVAGGKAKHWHWCLSALLGKSGSSDFYSEHLSIPLLGLGTELEELMGEGFLLQVTLPETDQLYRYLFHKLAIPPPPSPASSTQEPPEQQHHHSRKGSPHRTSNGSSCHKKDSGKSKRTKRRKDSTDSHPRDRVKKSRKKKSKSGKEKSPEVKRSPSPSNTPSETLPSDPLASDSEDEEEDYSLCAAPWCREPGGDEVNWVQCDGTCNQWFHQVCVGVSAAQAEKDDYICISCTQPDYDRGE, encoded by the exons ATGGGCCCGCCGCAGCTCAAGGAGTTCGTGTCCCCGCCGGAGTGTCCGGTGTTCGAGCCCAGCCGGGAGGAGTTCTCCGACCCCTTCGCCTACATCAACAAAATACGAGCGATAGCCGAAAAAACGGGGATCTGCAAAGTCCGACCGCCTCCC GAATGGCAGCCACCATTTGCCTGTGATGTGGACAGACTGCAATTCACACCGCGGATTCAAAGGCTGAACGAGTTGGAG GCTCAGACCAGAGTCAAGCTCAATTTTCTCGATCAAATAGCAAAGTTCTGGGAGCTGCAAGGATGCACCCTGAAGATTCCTCACGTGGAGAGGAAGATCCTCGACCTGTACCTGCTCAACCGG TTGGTGAACGAGGAGGGCGGCTTCGACGCCGTCTGCAGGGAGCGGCGATGGAGCCGGGTCTCGGTCCAGATGGGCTTCGCTCCGGGGAAGGCCATCGGCTCCCACCTGAGGGCCCACTACGAGAGGATCCTGTACCCCTACAAGCTGTTCAAGACCGGGGCCAACCTGCTG AAGGCAACCCTGACCAACGACACAAAGGACAAGGAGTACACGCCCCACGACCTGCCCCAGAGGCAGTCGGTCCAGCCCCAGGAGACCTGCAGCATCGCCCGCCGCGCCAAGCGCATGAGGGCTGAG CGGGGCTACGTGGGGATGGACTCGGAGGAGGACTGTGAGAACCGGCCCAACCTGAGACGGCGCGTGGGGACGTACTCCGCCAAGCAGGAGGGCG GGAGGATGTCCTCGGGGCCGGTGAAGCAGGAGCCCGTTCTGTACCAGGACCCCCTGGACGACAAGGAGACGGTCCTCGACCGGAGGAACGAACCCGGG GTGGACCAGTACATGTGTCTGGTCTGCGGCTGCGGGACTGCGGAGGACCGCCTACTGCTCTGTGACGGCTGTGATGACAGCTACCACACCTTCTGTCTGATCCCGCCCCTCCACGACGTCCCCAAGGGGGACTGGAGGTGCCCCAAGTGCCTGGCTCAG GAATGTGGAAAGCCTCCGGTGGCTTTCGGCTTCGAGCAGGCCAGCAGGAACTACAACCTGCGGACGTTCGGAGACATGGCGGACTCCTTCAAGTCGGACTACTTCAACATGCCGGTCCAC ATGGTTCCCACGGagctggtggagaaggagtTCTGGCGCCTGGTCAGCACCATCGAGGAGGACGTCACGGTGGAGTACGGGGCGGACATCGCCTCCAAGGAGTTTGGCAGCGGCTTCCCCGTGAAGAACGGGCAGGTGGAGGTCTCCGGGGACGACGAG ACCTACCTCGCCAGCGGCTGGAACCTGAACAACATGCCCGTGCTGGATGCCTCGGTGCTGACCCACGTCACGGCCGACATCTGCGGCATGAAGCTGCCCTGGCTGTACGTGGGCATGtgcttctcctccttctgctgGCACATCGAGGACCACTGGAGCTACTCCATCAACTACCTGCACTG GGGCGAGCCCAAGACCTGGTACGGGGCCCCGGGCTCCGCCGCCACGCAGCTGGAGGGGGTGATGAAGAAGCTGGCCCCGGAGCTGTTCGAGTCACAGCCGGACCTCCTGCACCAGCTGGTCACCATCATGAACCCCAACACGCTGATGAACAACGGGGTCCCG ATCTACCGCACCAACCAGTGCGCCGGTGAGTTTGTCATCACGTTCCCGCGGGCCTACCACAGCGGGTTCAACCAGGGCTTCAACTTCGCCGAGGCGGTCAACTTCTGCACCATGGACTGG ATGCCCATCGGGCGGCAGTGCGTGGACCACTACAGGCAGCTCAGCCGCTACTGCGTCTTCTCCCACGACGAGATGGTCTGCAACATGGCCGCCAAGGCCGACCacatggaggtggagctggcctCCGCGGTGCAGAAGGAGATGGCCGTCATgatccaggaggaggaggagctgcgggGGAAGGTCAACGCCATG GGCGTGTCGCGGTCCCAGCAGGTGGACTACGAGCTGCTGCCCGACGAGGAGCGGCAGTGCCTCAAGTGTCGGACCACCTGCTACCTGTCGGGCATCACCTGCCCCTGCAGCCCCGGCAAGCTGGTGTGTCTGCACCACGCCCAGGACCTCTGCTCCTGCCCGCCCAGCGGCTACACCCTGCA GTGTAAGTTCACGCTGGCGACGCTGTACCCCATGATGGCGGCGGTGAAGCACCGCGCAGAGTCCTTCAAGAACTGGGTCGCCAGCGTCCAGGACATCCTGGAGACCAAGGCCAATAAGAAGAGAG GCCTGGAGGAGCTGCGCAGCCTGGTGGAGCAGGCGGAGGCCGGGGCCTACCCCAAGACGGACCTCCAGCGGCAGCTACGGGCGCTCACGCTGGACGCGGAGAAGTGTGCTTCCATGGCCCAGCAGCTGCTCAACGGGAAACGCCAGACCAG GTACCGCTCTGGAGGCGGGAGGACCCAGAGCCAGAACGAGCtgacggtggaggagctgcGGTCCTTCGTGACCCAGCTGGACGGCCTGCCCTGCGTCATCCGCCAGGCCCCCCTCCTCAAG GACCTCCTGACCCGCGTGGACGACTTCCGGCAGCAGAGCGAGCGGCTGCTGTCGGACGAGGCCCCGAGCGCGGCCGGCCTCCAGGAGCTCCTGGACGTCAGCCTGGGGCTGGACGTGGAGCTGCCCCAGCTGCCCCTGCTGCGGGAGCGGCTGGAGCAGGCCCGCTGGCTGGAGGGGGCGCAGCGGGCCAGCGGGCGGCCCGACAGCCTCTGCCTGGACACCATGAGGCGGCTGATCGACCAGGGCGTGGGCCTGGCCCCGCACGGCTCCGTGGAGAGGGCCATGGCGCGGCTGCAGGAGCTGCTGACGGTGTCggagcagtgggaggagagggCGCTCAGCCTCATGGAggccag GCCGTTTCACAGCATGGAGACCCTGGAGGACGCCCTCCAGGAGGTGGAGAACATTCCGGCCTTCCTGCCCAACTGCATGCAGCTGAAGGAGGTGGTCCTGAAGGCCAAGGACTGGCTCCAGGAGGTCGAGGCCCTGCAG gTGGGCGGTCGCATCCCCGTGCTGGACAGCCTCTCGGAGCTGGTGGTCCGGGCGGAGGACATCCCGGTGTGGCTGGACCCGCTGACCCGGCTGGAGGCACTGCTGGCCGACGTGCAGACCTGGAAGGAGAGCGCCGCCAAGACCTTCCTCGTGAAGAACTCCTCGCTCTCCCTGCTGGAG gtgctgacCCCCCGCTGTGACGTGGGTGCCGGGTCCCAGAAGAGCCGGTCGAAGAAGAGCAAGGAGGCGTCGCCGGGCTCCCGGAGGGACTCGGCCAAACTGGACTCTCTGAGCGAAGTGGAGCGAGCTCTGCTAGAGAGCAAGGACTCCGCCTCGGCC ATGACCACGCTGGAGGACGTGCGGCAGAGCGAGATGGAGGTCCTGCTGGCGTTGAGGGCCGCCAACGAGTCCAAGCTGCTGTCCGCCGCCGACGGCGCCGACGGCAGCGAGGAGCtcagcgtgtgtctgtgtcacaaGGGCCCGTCGGGCGGCATGCTGCAGTGCGAGCTCTGCCGCGACGTCTTCCACAGCGACTGCGTCACCACGGCctcggagctggagcaggaccaGGCCTGGCTGTGCCCCCTGTGCCAGCGCTCCCGGAAGCCCCCCCTGGACCGGGTGCTGCCCCTGCTGGCCTCGCTGCAGCGGATCCGCGTGCGGCTGCCCGAGGGCGACGCCCTGCGCTTCCTGATCGAGCGGACGGTGCGCTGGCAGCACAGGGTCCAGATGGCCTGCACCGACGGGCTGCTGGACGACCTGGCCGGGGTCGGCGTCGCCGGGGGGAAG GCGAAACATTGGCACTGGTGTCTCTCTGCACTTTTGGGGAAGAGCGGTTCGTCAGACTTCTACTCGGAGCACCTATCCATTCCACTGCTGG GTCTGGGcacggagctggaggagctgatgggggAGGGCTTCCTGCTGCAGGTCACGCTGCCCGAGACGGACCAGCTGTACAGATACCTGTTCCACAAGCTGGccatcccgcccccccccagcccggccTCGTCCACCCAGGAGCCCCcggagcagcagcaccaccactcCAGGAAGGGGAGCCCGCACCGCACATCG AACGGGAGTTCCTGCCACAAGAAGGACTCCGGGAAAAGCAAACGGACCAAGCGGCGCAAGGACAGCACAGACTCCCACCCCCGGGACAGGGTGAAGAAGTCCCGCAAGAAGAAGTCCAAGTCGGGCAAGGAGAAGAGCCCGGAGGTGAAGAGGTCTCCGTCGCCCAGCAACACGCCGTCGGAGACCCTCCCCTCGGACCCCCTCGCCTCGGACtctgaggacgaggaggaggactacTCGCTGTGTGCGGCGCCGTGGTGCCGGGAGCCCGGGGGCGACGAG GTGAACTGGGTCCAGTGCGACGGCACCTGCAACCAGTGgttccaccaggtgtgtgtgggcgtgtccgcCGCTCAGGCGGAGAAGGACGACTACATCTGCATCAGCTGCACGCAGCCCGACTACGACCGGGGAGAGTGA
- the rabif gene encoding guanine nucleotide exchange factor MSS4: protein MDKEESSVESKECCTRSELVSEDGKNLKSVLCQRCGSKVLCPGMAVYSEKELFLPPMRNKKALSLTEGSGDNLSAHWLVDDMYTFENVGFTNDVGRIKYLICADCEIGPIGWHCLDDKKSYYVAVERVDHA, encoded by the exons ATGGACAAAGAGGAATCCAGCGTGGAGTCCAAGGAGTGTTGTACTCGCTCTGAGCTggtgtctgaggatgggaagaACCTCAAGTCGGTTCTGTGTCAGCGCTGCGGGTCCAAGGTCCTTTGTCCAGGAATGGCCGTTTATTCGGAGAAAGAG CTGTTCCTGCCCCCCATGAGGAACAAGAAGGCCCTGAGTCTGACGGAGGGCTCCGGGGACAACCTCTCAGCACACTGGCTGGTGGACGACATGTACACGTTCGAGAACGTGGGCTTCACCAACGACGTCGGACGCATCAAGTATCTCATCTGTGCAGATTGTGAGATCGGACCCATCGGTTGGCATTGTTTGGATGACAAAAAGAGTTATTATGTTGCAGTGGAAAGGGTTGATCATGCCTAG